One Pseudomonas rhizophila DNA window includes the following coding sequences:
- a CDS encoding DUF2164 domain-containing protein has translation MARKKPPILTLTPEQESEANLKIQRFMEDRFELDLGSFEAAEILELFTREIAPHYYNRAIFDVQTHLKERFESIESDLWALEKN, from the coding sequence ATGGCCCGCAAGAAACCGCCGATCCTCACCCTCACGCCCGAGCAGGAAAGTGAGGCGAACCTCAAGATCCAACGGTTCATGGAGGATCGTTTCGAACTGGACCTGGGTTCGTTCGAAGCGGCGGAAATTCTTGAGCTGTTTACCCGCGAAATTGCTCCGCACTATTACAACAGGGCGATTTTCGATGTGCAGACGCACCTTAAAGAAAGGTTCGAAAGCATCGAAAGCGACTTGTGGGCGCTCGAGAAAAACTGA
- the hisA gene encoding 1-(5-phosphoribosyl)-5-[(5-phosphoribosylamino)methylideneamino]imidazole-4-carboxamide isomerase, with amino-acid sequence MLIIPAIDLKDGACVRLRQGRMEDSTVFSDDPVSMAAKWVEGGCRRLHLVDLNGAFEGQPVNGEVVTAIAKRYPNLPIQIGGGIRSLETIEHYVKAGVSYVIIGTKAVKDPAFVAEACRAFPGKVIVGLDAKDGFVATDGWAEVSTVQVIDLAKRFEADGVSAIVYTDIAKDGMMQGCNVPFTAALAAATKIPVIASGGIHNLGDIKALLDAKAPGIIGAITGRAIYEGTLDVAEAQAFCDSYKG; translated from the coding sequence ATGCTGATTATCCCCGCTATCGATCTCAAGGACGGCGCTTGCGTACGTCTGCGTCAGGGCCGGATGGAAGACTCCACGGTGTTCTCCGATGACCCGGTGAGCATGGCCGCCAAGTGGGTGGAGGGCGGCTGCCGTCGCCTGCATCTGGTTGACCTGAACGGTGCCTTCGAAGGGCAGCCGGTGAACGGCGAAGTGGTCACGGCCATTGCCAAGCGCTACCCGAACCTGCCGATCCAGATCGGCGGCGGTATCCGCTCGCTGGAAACCATCGAACACTACGTCAAGGCTGGCGTGAGCTATGTGATCATCGGCACCAAGGCGGTGAAAGACCCGGCGTTTGTCGCTGAAGCTTGCCGCGCCTTCCCGGGCAAGGTCATCGTTGGCCTGGATGCCAAGGACGGTTTCGTCGCCACTGACGGTTGGGCTGAAGTCAGCACCGTGCAGGTGATTGACCTGGCCAAGCGTTTCGAGGCCGACGGGGTGTCTGCCATCGTCTACACCGACATCGCCAAAGACGGCATGATGCAGGGCTGCAACGTTCCGTTCACCGCCGCCCTGGCCGCCGCCACGAAGATTCCGGTGATCGCCTCCGGCGGCATCCATAACCTGGGCGACATCAAGGCGCTGCTCGACGCCAAGGCGCCAGGCATCATCGGCGCGATCACCGGTCGCGCGATCTACGAAGGCACGCTGGATGTCGCTGAGGCCCAGGCCTTCTGCGATTCCTACAAAGGCTGA
- the hisH gene encoding imidazole glycerol phosphate synthase subunit HisH, translating to MQTVAVIDYGMGNLHSVAKALEHVGAGKVLITSDADVIREADRVVFPGVGAIRDCMAEIRRLGFDSLVHEVSQDRPFLGICVGMQALLESSEENDGVDCIAMFPGQVKFFGKDLHEDGEHLKVPHMGWNEVKQTVDHPLWHNIPDLARFYFVHSYYIAAGNARQVVGGGHYGVDFAAALADGSRFAVQFHPEKSHTHGLQLLQNFAAWDGRW from the coding sequence ATGCAGACGGTCGCGGTTATCGATTACGGCATGGGCAACCTGCACTCGGTGGCCAAGGCCCTCGAGCACGTGGGCGCCGGCAAGGTACTGATCACCAGCGATGCCGACGTGATTCGCGAAGCCGACCGGGTGGTCTTTCCCGGTGTCGGTGCGATTCGTGACTGCATGGCCGAGATCCGTCGCCTGGGCTTCGATTCGCTGGTGCATGAAGTCAGTCAGGATCGTCCGTTCCTCGGCATTTGCGTGGGCATGCAGGCCTTGCTCGAGAGCAGCGAGGAGAACGACGGCGTCGATTGCATCGCGATGTTTCCAGGCCAGGTGAAGTTTTTCGGCAAGGATCTGCACGAAGACGGCGAGCACCTGAAAGTCCCGCACATGGGCTGGAACGAGGTGAAGCAGACGGTGGATCACCCGCTGTGGCACAACATTCCGGACCTGGCGCGCTTCTACTTCGTGCACAGCTACTACATCGCGGCCGGTAACGCCCGGCAGGTGGTGGGCGGCGGTCACTATGGCGTCGATTTCGCCGCGGCCCTGGCCGACGGTTCGCGCTTCGCCGTGCAGTTCCACCCGGAGAAGAGCCATACCCATGGCCTGCAGTTGCTGCAGAACTTCGCGGCGTGGGACGGGCGCTGGTAA
- the hisF gene encoding imidazole glycerol phosphate synthase subunit HisF, with protein sequence MALAKRIIPCLDVDNGRVVKGVKFENIRDAGDPVEIARRYDEQGADEITFLDITASVDGRDTTLHTVERMASQVFIPLTVGGGVRTVQDIRNLLNAGADKVSINTAAVFNPEFVGEAAQRFGSQCIVVAIDAKKVSGPGETPRWEIFTHGGRKPTGLDAVEWAKKMEGLGAGEILLTSMDQDGMKNGFDLGVTRAISDALGIPVIASGGVGNLQHLADGILEGHASAVLAASIFHFGEYTVPEAKAYMAQRGIVIR encoded by the coding sequence ATGGCGCTGGCCAAACGCATCATCCCTTGCCTGGACGTGGACAACGGCCGGGTGGTCAAGGGCGTCAAGTTCGAGAACATCCGCGACGCCGGGGATCCGGTGGAAATCGCCCGTCGCTATGACGAGCAGGGCGCGGACGAGATTACCTTTCTCGACATCACGGCCAGCGTCGACGGCCGCGATACCACGCTGCATACCGTCGAGCGCATGGCCAGCCAGGTGTTCATCCCGCTGACCGTGGGCGGTGGCGTGCGCACCGTGCAGGACATCCGCAACTTGCTCAACGCCGGTGCGGACAAGGTGTCGATCAACACCGCCGCGGTGTTCAACCCGGAATTCGTCGGCGAAGCGGCCCAGCGTTTTGGTTCGCAGTGCATTGTCGTGGCCATCGATGCCAAGAAGGTGTCCGGCCCGGGCGAAACCCCTCGCTGGGAAATCTTCACCCACGGTGGGCGCAAACCCACCGGCCTGGACGCCGTGGAATGGGCGAAGAAGATGGAAGGCCTGGGGGCTGGTGAGATCCTGCTGACCAGCATGGACCAGGACGGCATGAAAAACGGTTTCGACCTGGGCGTCACCCGCGCCATCAGCGATGCCCTGGGCATCCCGGTCATCGCCTCCGGCGGCGTCGGCAACCTGCAGCACCTGGCCGATGGCATCCTTGAAGGCCATGCCAGTGCGGTACTGGCGGCGAGCATTTTCCACTTCGGCGAATACACCGTGCCGGAAGCCAAGGCTTACATGGCGCAGCGCGGAATCGTCATTCGATAA
- the hisB gene encoding imidazoleglycerol-phosphate dehydratase HisB → MAERKASVERDTLETQIKASINLDGTGKARFDIGVPFLEHMLDQIARHGLIDLDIVSKGDLHIDDHHTVEDVGITLGQAFTKAIGDKKGIRRYGHAYVPLDEALSRVVIDFSGRPGLQMHVPYTRATVGGFDVDLFQEFFQGFVNHANVTLHIDNLRGHNTHHQIETVFKAFGRALRMAVELDDRMAGQMPSTKGVL, encoded by the coding sequence ATGGCCGAACGTAAGGCGTCTGTCGAGCGCGACACTCTGGAAACCCAGATCAAAGCCTCGATCAACCTGGATGGCACCGGAAAGGCCCGGTTTGATATCGGCGTGCCTTTTCTTGAGCACATGCTGGACCAGATCGCCCGTCATGGGCTGATCGACCTGGATATCGTCAGCAAGGGCGACCTGCACATCGACGACCACCACACGGTGGAAGACGTCGGTATCACCCTGGGGCAGGCTTTCACCAAAGCCATCGGCGACAAGAAAGGCATCCGTCGCTACGGCCACGCCTACGTGCCGCTCGATGAGGCGCTGTCGCGTGTGGTCATCGACTTCTCCGGTCGTCCGGGCCTGCAAATGCATGTGCCGTACACCCGTGCCACCGTTGGCGGCTTCGACGTGGACCTGTTCCAGGAATTTTTCCAGGGCTTCGTCAACCACGCCAATGTGACCCTGCACATCGACAACCTGCGCGGGCACAACACCCACCACCAGATCGAAACCGTGTTCAAGGCTTTCGGCCGCGCGCTGCGCATGGCCGTGGAGCTCGATGACCGCATGGCCGGGCAAATGCCCTCCACCAAGGGCGTTCTGTAA